The Deltaproteobacteria bacterium DNA window CTCAAGTTCCCCAAGGGGGCCTTGGTTGCCGCGGTTGCCAATGACGATATGGTGGTTATTCCCGATGGCGAAACAATTATCGATGCCGGAAACCGTGCTTTTATTTATTGTCGACCAGCCGCCATCCCGGGCGTAGAAAAAATGTTCGCCACCAGGAAATAAGCAATGCATTTAGGCGCCGTTTTTTTTGTATTGGGTAACCTGATGATGATTCTCGGGATTGCTCTATGGTTGCCTATGGTGGTCGCGTTTTTTATTCCTATGGGAACTCTTTTTGAAGTCTCTCAATTTTTCGGTTTGGGAGTTACCAGTGCCATTGGGCTCACTCTGGGCCAAGCGATCCGCCTTTTGACGAAAGATTCGGCCGGAAAAGTTGGCGTGCGCGAGGGTTTCGCAATTGTAAGTCTTGCTTGGGTTACGATGAGTCTTCTTGGGATGCTTCCCTATTTGCTCAGCGGTATTACCTTTAGTGTGACGGATGCTTTTTTTGAGACGATGAGCGGTTTTACTGCCACGGGTGCAACGACCTTTACCGAAATTGAAATCATGCCTGCGGGTATTTTGGTGTGGCGCAGCATGACGCAGTGGCTCGGCGGAATGGGCATCGTGGTGTTGAGCATTGCCCTGCTACCGATTCTAGGGGTGGGTGGTTATCGCTTGATGAAAGCGGAAAGTCCGGGCGGCATCGCTTATGAGCGCGAGACGCCCCGTATTACCGATGCGGCCAAGGAGCTTTGGGTTCTTTATGTGGTCTTTACGGCGGTGTTGATGGTGATTCTTTTGCTCTTGGGAATGAGTCCACTTGATGCCATCTGCCATGGGTTTGCCACGCTTTCGACCGGCGGCTTTTCGACCCATACACAGAGTATTGGTTACTTTGAAAATTCAGCCATTCACTGGGTGATCATTGTTTTTATGCTTATTGGGGGCTTAAATTTCTCAATCTACAGCCAGGCCCTTAGACGCCGGTTTCAGGCGATTTTAGCCAATATCGAATTCAGGGCATTCATTTTGCTTATCACCGGTGCCACCATCTTTGGTGTCTATATCGTACCGACCACCGGCGAGCTTGGCATCGATATCCGAGACGCGGCATTTCAGGTTGTCACGCTTGCAACCTCTAGCGGCTTTGCCACCGTGGACTATGATACCTGGCCCATGGCGATGCAAACGATTCTTGTGATGTTGATGTTTATCGGTGGGTGTATGGGATCAACAGCAGGTGGCATCAAAATGATGCGTGTCTTGGTCTTCGCCAAAACTGTGAGCCGTGAACTTCATCGCTTGCTTTATCCGCATGGCGTTCGACCGGTACGTATCGGGCGTAAGGTATTTAAGCCCGGTGTGGTGGCAAATATTATGGCGTTTGGGTGTGTTTTCTCGTTTGCGTTTATTGTGGGGATTTTTGTGATGACCGCCTGTGGTTATGACCTTGTCACCGCCAGCAGCGCCAGTGTTTCGATGCTTAGCAACATGGGTCCTGGTTTAGGGGCTGTGGGCCCGGCTCAAAATTATGCCCATCTTCCTGACGCTGCAAAGTGGGTGATGAGTTTTCTAATGCTTTTAGGGCGTCTGGAATTGTTCAGCGTTGTGATTCTCTTTACCCCTTGGGTTTGGCGTAAGTAGCCGCCCGCTCTTTAACGAAAATCACCCATGAGTTGAAAGCCCGCCCAGTGTGCTGGGTGTGGGAAGTGTTGCTTGGTTTCAAGAGCCGCCTTTTGAAGTGCCGCGGCCCGACCCAGTTTGAGGTGGCGATAAAAATGCTTCATAAAAACTGCGGCCGCTAAGTCACTGACTCGGTGGTTATGGGCGACCACGGATTGAGAGCCTTTGACCAAAAAAGCGTGTCCCAGGCTTAAGAACGATTGCCTGTGAAGCCCCTCGCATGTGCTCAGCGTTACGAGAGCAGGTGTCTTCTCTGCCCGCATCACGTCATTGGTTGTGATTGACTCAGTTTTACTAATTTCAAAGTAGGACAGCCCGCGATTTCTAATATGGCCGGCTAAGTGTAGTGCATCCAGTTCTTCCTCAAAAAGGTCTTGGTCGGTTGGCCCCTCAGTTTGAATATGACTGACCTCTAATTTAGAAAAAGGTAAATCTGCTGCGGGCGCGATGGCTCGGATTCGGCTGGGCGCGCTACTCTTGGCACTTTGCAGCCGCGCCACAAGCAAGGTCGCTGAAGGCGCAGTAGAGACAGTCATTTCCTCGATCAAGGTTTTGTCGCCAACACGAAGAGCAGACACAGGCAGCTGCGAATAAGCCTGAGGTATGATGACCACCAAGTGCTTGCCTTGAGCAAGCCATTGCTGCGCGGGCTTTAAGAGTTTGCTACTGAGGTCGTCAAGCAGAGCATCCATGGGGCCAAAGTTTTTCATAGCCTCCTCGATCTGGCTCAATGATTGCCGCAACTCATCGACGGTAATCTCCGTAGAAGTCGTCTTCACCCGGTCCCGATGAACCCACTGAGTGGTTACCATCGGGGCACCGCTGTTGATAATAAGTGCAGCCGTGTCGGACCCCAGCACTTCCTGTAGGGTTTCAATCTGAATAGGGGCTGGCGTACCACCGCCTAAGATCTGCGAACCCGTATTTGAAAAGCGCACTTTGGCTTGCTGATAAGCCATACGTTGAGAGTTGAGTGAGCTTGCAGGGGCTTCAAATATTTTTAAAAGCACACTCTCTTGGTAGGCCGCTCTGGCTTCTCTGAGCAAAGCCCTCTCAACATCGGTCTTGTCCGATACAGGTAATTGGTCGATTAAATTTCGTAACTTTTGGCGCTCAGACAAATCAAAGATGCGGGCTTCGTCATTTTGTTCGACAGCCAGCTTGATGGCCTGATGGTAAAGACTCTGAGCGGAGTATTTAGCGACGGCCTGAGTTTGACCACCACCGAGCTGTTCAAGCACCAAAAGTGCACCTTCGAAAAAGAGCTCTGACTGAGAGGGATCTTCGGTGACACGTCCCATACCAAAGAGTGCTCGCCAAAGCGCTTCCGGTAGAGCCATTTGCCTCGAGAGGTTTGCAGCGGTTGTCCAGGATAGCTGAGCGGTGGTCGCACCGATATTTTCTTCCACTTCCGCAATGGCCAAAACACACTGCAATTCGTTGTACCGGTTTCCAAT harbors:
- a CDS encoding TrkH family potassium uptake protein, giving the protein MHLGAVFFVLGNLMMILGIALWLPMVVAFFIPMGTLFEVSQFFGLGVTSAIGLTLGQAIRLLTKDSAGKVGVREGFAIVSLAWVTMSLLGMLPYLLSGITFSVTDAFFETMSGFTATGATTFTEIEIMPAGILVWRSMTQWLGGMGIVVLSIALLPILGVGGYRLMKAESPGGIAYERETPRITDAAKELWVLYVVFTAVLMVILLLLGMSPLDAICHGFATLSTGGFSTHTQSIGYFENSAIHWVIIVFMLIGGLNFSIYSQALRRRFQAILANIEFRAFILLITGATIFGVYIVPTTGELGIDIRDAAFQVVTLATSSGFATVDYDTWPMAMQTILVMLMFIGGCMGSTAGGIKMMRVLVFAKTVSRELHRLLYPHGVRPVRIGRKVFKPGVVANIMAFGCVFSFAFIVGIFVMTACGYDLVTASSASVSMLSNMGPGLGAVGPAQNYAHLPDAAKWVMSFLMLLGRLELFSVVILFTPWVWRK
- a CDS encoding CHAT domain-containing protein — protein: MMDALGLAKRTGRLSEVAIQANNLGNVLRERGQYEEAIEYYKTALAIEDRAKNLEGRAYALRNMGLTYARMDQPEKAQTILKDALALSQTIGNRYNELQCVLAIAEVEENIGATTAQLSWTTAANLSRQMALPEALWRALFGMGRVTEDPSQSELFFEGALLVLEQLGGGQTQAVAKYSAQSLYHQAIKLAVEQNDEARIFDLSERQKLRNLIDQLPVSDKTDVERALLREARAAYQESVLLKIFEAPASSLNSQRMAYQQAKVRFSNTGSQILGGGTPAPIQIETLQEVLGSDTAALIINSGAPMVTTQWVHRDRVKTTSTEITVDELRQSLSQIEEAMKNFGPMDALLDDLSSKLLKPAQQWLAQGKHLVVIIPQAYSQLPVSALRVGDKTLIEEMTVSTAPSATLLVARLQSAKSSAPSRIRAIAPAADLPFSKLEVSHIQTEGPTDQDLFEEELDALHLAGHIRNRGLSYFEISKTESITTNDVMRAEKTPALVTLSTCEGLHRQSFLSLGHAFLVKGSQSVVAHNHRVSDLAAAVFMKHFYRHLKLGRAAALQKAALETKQHFPHPAHWAGFQLMGDFR